The Nitrososphaerota archaeon genome has a segment encoding these proteins:
- a CDS encoding peptidase M1, whose product MKDSLIGNCSIADATHSTFAFPNATEHYARDTLVQTEHVRLEVRPDFKNKKLYGKVSTRFRAKIGVFAVDFDAIELDIKSVKVGKKNLKFSQTYGKLSVNLGKEVKEGERFTIDIEYSCMPRRGIFFNYPDKEYPNRPIQAWTQGESDESRFWFPSIDDPNVKVSSEVIATVPKKFVAVSNGKLVSEKINRDGTKTFHWSHEIPHSVYLISLVAGEFSELKDSYDEIPLLYYVPKGREEDAKRTFANTLDMMKFFSKRLGFRYPYPKYSQVTIADFIFGGMENTSATTLTDSCLLDKRAKIDYNSDELIAHELAHQWFGDLITCRDWTNAWLNEGFATYFEALYHEYHLGADEFAYKMLLEGEEYFGEDRERYRRPIVTNVYEDSVELFDRHLYNKAALVLHMLRFVLGDDQFWRAIRYYVQKHKMQNVTTEDFRRAIEEATGRNLEPFFEQWFKKSGYPEFKVSYEWNESAKVAKVVVNQNQPTNGETPVFGFPVEIAIIAGKRKVHRVEIREKQQTFLFPLSEAPSAVEFDPSNWMLKTLEFARPKEMLLKILKESPAPVEKIRAVQELSKLGTQEIVDELRSVFFKERFWAVQSRIAQALGQIRSKAALRALLQCLSVKHPKARRGVVRALGEFRDEEAAAALIRVLKYDRSYFVEMEAAISLGKTKSQKAFDALKKSLEKESFNEVIRVGVFQGFEALRDERAIPIAMEWSRYGKPQKVREAAVGVLGKIARGKPDVLDFLHNLLYDYWWRVKMYAISSIEEFRDTRSLGELYKLVERELEGRVKRRAKEAIKKIREDRDRTREFKALRDDLDKLKEDDRKLRDRLDLLETKLK is encoded by the coding sequence ATGAAGGACAGTCTTATTGGAAACTGCAGCATAGCAGATGCAACTCATAGCACATTTGCATTTCCAAATGCTACAGAGCACTATGCAAGGGACACACTAGTCCAGACTGAGCATGTAAGATTAGAGGTAAGGCCAGACTTTAAAAATAAGAAACTTTACGGAAAGGTCTCTACACGTTTCCGTGCAAAGATTGGAGTGTTTGCAGTTGATTTTGATGCCATTGAGCTTGATATAAAGAGCGTAAAGGTTGGAAAAAAGAACCTGAAGTTCAGCCAGACCTATGGAAAGTTATCTGTAAACCTTGGAAAAGAAGTGAAAGAGGGAGAAAGGTTCACGATCGACATAGAATATTCTTGCATGCCCAGAAGGGGCATCTTCTTCAATTATCCAGACAAGGAATATCCCAATCGACCAATTCAGGCTTGGACGCAGGGCGAATCTGACGAATCTCGCTTCTGGTTCCCCTCGATAGACGATCCCAACGTGAAGGTTAGTAGCGAGGTAATAGCAACAGTCCCTAAGAAGTTTGTCGCAGTGTCAAACGGGAAACTTGTGTCGGAGAAGATTAACAGAGACGGGACAAAGACTTTCCACTGGTCGCATGAGATACCACATTCCGTCTACCTGATTTCATTGGTAGCGGGAGAATTTTCGGAACTGAAGGACAGCTACGATGAAATACCCCTATTGTATTATGTTCCGAAGGGAAGAGAGGAGGATGCGAAGAGAACCTTCGCAAATACCCTCGACATGATGAAATTCTTCAGCAAAAGGCTGGGTTTCAGGTATCCTTATCCCAAGTATTCGCAAGTTACAATTGCAGACTTTATCTTTGGAGGGATGGAGAATACTAGTGCAACGACGTTGACGGACTCATGCTTGCTTGACAAGAGGGCAAAGATTGACTATAACAGTGACGAATTAATTGCACACGAGCTTGCGCACCAATGGTTCGGCGACCTGATAACTTGCAGGGATTGGACAAATGCTTGGCTCAATGAGGGCTTTGCAACATATTTTGAAGCTCTTTATCATGAATATCATCTTGGCGCTGACGAATTTGCCTACAAGATGTTGCTTGAAGGAGAAGAGTACTTCGGAGAGGACAGGGAACGATACAGAAGACCGATAGTGACAAATGTCTATGAAGACTCGGTAGAACTGTTTGACAGGCATCTCTATAACAAGGCTGCGTTGGTCTTGCACATGCTGAGGTTCGTTCTAGGCGATGATCAATTCTGGAGGGCGATAAGATACTACGTTCAAAAGCACAAAATGCAGAATGTGACTACTGAGGACTTCCGAAGGGCAATAGAGGAAGCTACGGGAAGAAACCTTGAGCCCTTCTTCGAACAGTGGTTTAAAAAATCTGGCTACCCTGAGTTCAAGGTAAGCTATGAATGGAACGAAAGCGCAAAGGTCGCAAAGGTTGTTGTAAATCAGAACCAACCTACAAATGGGGAAACTCCTGTCTTCGGGTTTCCTGTTGAAATAGCGATTATTGCAGGAAAGAGAAAAGTCCATCGAGTCGAGATTAGGGAGAAGCAGCAAACATTCCTATTCCCTCTTAGCGAAGCTCCGAGCGCCGTAGAGTTTGACCCATCTAATTGGATGCTTAAGACACTTGAGTTCGCAAGACCTAAAGAAATGTTGCTGAAGATTCTGAAAGAAAGCCCGGCACCAGTTGAGAAGATAAGGGCTGTCCAGGAGCTATCGAAGTTGGGCACACAGGAGATTGTTGATGAACTTAGATCCGTCTTCTTCAAGGAAAGATTCTGGGCTGTGCAGTCAAGGATAGCTCAGGCATTAGGCCAGATTCGTTCCAAGGCTGCTCTCAGAGCATTGTTGCAATGCCTCTCCGTAAAACATCCCAAAGCTAGAAGAGGCGTAGTAAGGGCACTGGGGGAATTTAGGGACGAAGAGGCTGCTGCCGCTCTGATTAGGGTTCTCAAGTATGATAGGAGCTATTTCGTGGAGATGGAAGCTGCAATATCTCTAGGCAAGACAAAGTCCCAGAAGGCATTTGATGCTTTGAAGAAATCTCTTGAAAAGGAGTCGTTCAATGAAGTAATTAGGGTAGGGGTATTTCAGGGCTTCGAGGCTCTTCGCGATGAGAGAGCAATACCCATAGCTATGGAGTGGAGCCGATATGGAAAACCTCAAAAGGTTCGCGAAGCTGCAGTAGGGGTGCTTGGAAAGATTGCCAGAGGAAAGCCCGACGTTCTTGACTTTCTGCATAACCTCCTATATGACTATTGGTGGAGGGTCAAGATGTACGCAATCTCTTCCATAGAAGAGTTCAGAGACACCAGATCGCTAGGCGAACTGTACAAACTAGTCGAAAGAGAGTTGGAAGGAAGGGTAAAACGCAGGGCCAAGGAGGCGATCAAGAAGATTCGCGAGGATAGGGACAGGACTCGGGAGTTCAAGGCTCTGCGCGACGACCTTGACAAACTGAAGGAAGATGACAGGAAACTTAGGGATAGATTAGACCTTTTGGAAACTAAACTGAAGTAG
- a CDS encoding ABC transporter substrate-binding protein, translated as MQKALHRINQGINNLAYYWSFPELMAQKKGFYKEEGIELVIHDITPSGVVLNKSEMYKDLQKEGKQDIYHAAEYVCLTRAIGNTTGKIVAISPWVKEGLNASFGLYVRPNTIKKPEELKSKPIAIEKGTGSYYTTIEDLEKFIPREDIKLQQIGDPHLRLEALVKGKVVAASIMGPYANLAEQMGLVKIMESPRRKGTLMIARNDISSSTLSAYLRATNKAIEDINAKPDEYRKFYFEYFSKIIPRLAPELQKPAKDLKSIMNVPKWKKWSAYPKSDFVDTYRWMVDRKLTEAGHKYEELVDFRAF; from the coding sequence ATGCAGAAGGCCCTACATAGGATAAACCAAGGGATAAACAATCTCGCTTACTACTGGTCTTTTCCCGAACTTATGGCCCAGAAGAAAGGCTTCTACAAGGAAGAAGGGATAGAGCTCGTAATTCACGACATAACCCCGAGCGGCGTAGTTCTTAACAAGAGCGAGATGTACAAGGACCTCCAGAAAGAAGGGAAGCAGGACATTTACCATGCTGCCGAATATGTCTGCCTTACGAGGGCCATTGGGAATACTACAGGTAAGATAGTGGCAATATCTCCTTGGGTAAAAGAAGGTTTGAACGCAAGTTTTGGCCTGTACGTAAGACCAAACACCATCAAAAAGCCTGAAGAACTGAAGAGCAAACCTATAGCCATAGAGAAGGGCACAGGTTCATATTACACTACAATAGAAGATCTGGAGAAGTTCATCCCTAGAGAAGATATAAAGCTCCAGCAGATAGGAGACCCTCACCTCAGGCTTGAAGCCTTGGTAAAAGGAAAAGTCGTTGCTGCCAGCATTATGGGCCCGTATGCAAATCTTGCGGAGCAAATGGGTCTGGTGAAAATCATGGAATCGCCAAGGAGGAAGGGAACCCTAATGATAGCAAGGAACGACATCAGCTCATCAACACTCTCTGCATATTTGCGGGCAACCAACAAGGCCATAGAGGATATCAATGCCAAACCAGATGAATACAGGAAATTTTACTTTGAATATTTTAGCAAAATTATTCCTAGACTGGCTCCAGAGCTCCAGAAGCCTGCAAAGGATCTAAAATCGATTATGAATGTTCCAAAATGGAAAAAATGGAGTGCTTATCCAAAGAGCGATTTTGTGGATACCTACAGGTGGATGGTCGATAGAAAACTTACAGAAGCTGGACACAAATACGAGGAATTGGTAGATTTTAGAGCCTTCTAA
- a CDS encoding VOC family protein: protein MDRRRTEGSPTKVQSKKAVIGNVKELGHVVLYVGNLERSRHFYHDILGFKEVATVGDMFAVFSSGRTHHELLLQHHYPKHQVHNPLHPSKCKLQRHQIP, encoded by the coding sequence ATGGATCGTCGCAGAACAGAAGGGTCTCCTACCAAGGTTCAAAGCAAGAAGGCAGTAATTGGAAACGTCAAAGAACTTGGGCATGTAGTGTTGTATGTAGGTAATCTGGAGAGATCAAGACATTTTTACCATGACATATTGGGATTCAAAGAAGTTGCTACGGTAGGGGATATGTTTGCGGTATTCTCCTCTGGTAGAACTCATCACGAGCTCCTGCTCCAGCACCATTACCCCAAGCACCAAGTCCACAACCCGCTCCATCCCAGCAAGTGCAAGTTGCAACGACACCAGATACCTTGA
- the ala gene encoding alanine dehydrogenase produces METLILNRSDIKALVTLDEIVTAVKDAFVQKSEGKVQMPAKNFLFFKNYQGDLRSMPSYLEGSDIAAVKIVNSHPENRAKGIPSVMGVTVLVSPETGAPLCIMDATLLTALRTGAASCIATDLLARKEAHIFGMVGAGAQAQAQLEAIVKVRDIKYMKVFDRVISRAKEFTSHMSQIFGSIHIEVATTVADAVKGSDIVTTITPTKAPIVMDAWVEEGVHINAVGADAPGKQELDPKILKRAKVVVDDLEQASHGGEINVPISSGIMNAGDVYAEIGDLITGKKSARTSDKEITMFDSTGLAIQDAASAAAVYKKALQRKVGLLLDFLD; encoded by the coding sequence TTGGAAACTTTAATCCTGAATCGGTCTGACATTAAGGCGCTTGTCACCTTAGACGAAATAGTTACCGCAGTAAAAGACGCTTTCGTGCAGAAGAGCGAGGGTAAGGTTCAGATGCCTGCCAAGAACTTCCTCTTCTTCAAAAACTACCAAGGCGATCTTAGGAGCATGCCTTCGTATCTTGAAGGTTCCGATATTGCTGCTGTAAAGATAGTCAATTCGCACCCAGAGAATAGGGCAAAAGGCATTCCGTCGGTGATGGGAGTTACAGTATTGGTCTCACCTGAAACGGGAGCTCCACTGTGCATAATGGATGCGACGCTCTTGACAGCATTAAGGACCGGTGCAGCGAGCTGCATAGCCACAGACCTTTTGGCCCGAAAAGAGGCCCATATATTTGGGATGGTTGGTGCGGGCGCTCAGGCTCAGGCACAGCTTGAAGCTATAGTAAAGGTCAGGGATATAAAATACATGAAGGTCTTTGACAGGGTCATAAGCAGGGCAAAGGAGTTTACATCGCATATGAGCCAAATCTTCGGTTCAATACACATAGAAGTTGCTACTACAGTTGCCGATGCAGTAAAGGGGAGTGATATTGTGACTACGATAACACCTACTAAAGCTCCAATTGTGATGGATGCGTGGGTGGAGGAAGGCGTTCACATCAATGCAGTTGGTGCTGACGCCCCTGGCAAGCAAGAACTTGACCCGAAGATCCTAAAGAGGGCAAAAGTTGTAGTTGATGATCTTGAACAGGCTTCGCACGGTGGGGAGATAAACGTTCCAATAAGCAGTGGCATAATGAATGCCGGGGATGTGTATGCAGAGATTGGTGATTTGATCACTGGCAAGAAATCAGCGAGGACATCTGACAAGGAAATTACCATGTTTGATTCTACGGGGCTTGCGATTCAGGACGCTGCATCTGCAGCAGCTGTGTACAAGAAGGCTTTACAAAGAAAAGTCGGTTTACTATTGGATTTTCTGGATTAA